The Thermoplasmata archaeon genome window below encodes:
- the pgl gene encoding 6-phosphogluconolactonase: MGPRLEREIRVFPDPTREAEAAARHLAAQARAAVRARGRFSWVLAGGRTPEALYRLLARRWRSRFPWEETEIFFGDERCVGPRGPESNYAMAREALLAHVPIPRRQVHRLRGELRPASKAAEDYARLIGPAPPTGAPPRFDTVLLGLGPDGHTASLFPGAPALRERTCMVVSVPRAGHPPWVPRLSLSLPALASSREVLFLVEGSEKAATVARVLRAGPRGNSKLPASLVRSAGPILWFLDRAAASRVPRAAIGPGPLPREKRHPARG; this comes from the coding sequence GTGGGACCCCGGTTAGAACGGGAGATCCGGGTCTTTCCCGATCCGACCCGCGAAGCTGAAGCGGCGGCACGCCACCTCGCCGCGCAGGCGCGAGCGGCCGTGCGAGCGCGCGGTCGGTTCTCCTGGGTGCTCGCGGGGGGCCGCACGCCCGAGGCACTCTACCGGCTCCTCGCACGTCGGTGGCGCTCGCGCTTCCCGTGGGAAGAAACGGAGATCTTCTTTGGCGACGAGCGGTGCGTGGGTCCTCGGGGCCCCGAGAGCAACTACGCCATGGCGCGGGAGGCGCTGCTCGCCCATGTACCGATCCCCCGCCGACAGGTCCACCGCCTTCGAGGAGAGCTTCGGCCCGCGTCCAAGGCGGCCGAGGACTACGCGCGTCTCATCGGACCCGCGCCGCCCACGGGGGCACCCCCGCGCTTCGATACCGTGCTCCTAGGGCTCGGGCCGGACGGTCACACCGCCTCGCTCTTTCCCGGAGCGCCGGCCCTCCGAGAGCGAACGTGCATGGTCGTCTCCGTACCGCGCGCGGGCCACCCCCCCTGGGTCCCGCGGCTGAGCCTCAGCCTGCCGGCGCTCGCATCCTCCCGAGAAGTTCTGTTCTTGGTCGAAGGCTCGGAGAAGGCCGCTACCGTAGCGAGGGTCCTACGAGCCGGGCCCCGCGGCAACTCGAAGCTGCCGGCCAGCCTGGTGCGCTCGGCGGGACCGATCCTCTGGTTTCTCGATCGCGCCGCGGCCTCGCGCGTGCCGCGCGCGGCGATCGGCCCGGGCCCACTGCCGAGGGAGAAGCGCCACCCGGCGCGCGGCTAG
- the zwf gene encoding glucose-6-phosphate dehydrogenase, whose protein sequence is MDSPAGEPHIFVVFGATGDLMQRKMLPVLYHLAAQGKLPGETVILGVARHPLDDAAFRKQAAASLLEEKAGAEADVRVFCERTLYYQPLDNQSGTGYQTLRGRIEQVEKEHGLPGNRIFYLALPLEAFGPTLQGLGEAGLSRSPGWTRVVIEKPFGRDLASAVALNALAHRYFEEKQIYRIDHYLGKETVQNLLVFRFANVFFESLWNRDRIDHVEITVAESLGVEGRAGYYESSGALRDMVQNHVTQLLTLVAMEPPATKDEDAIRSEKVKVLHSAVRIAPGDVVRGQYGPGNLNGQPLPGYRQEPGVPPDSDTETYIALRLKVANWRWQNVPFFLRTGKRLRAKSSRVVVTFKAPPVSFFQTEQEYAVNPDRITILLQPQEGFELAFEIKIPGREMRVQTHRMKFHYADVFGELPDGYETLLVDVMGGDASLFVRDDEIEESWRLYAPILEHPPAIVFYPAGSDGPVETQRLVEEWGHRWDPG, encoded by the coding sequence ATGGACTCCCCCGCCGGCGAGCCGCACATCTTCGTGGTTTTCGGGGCCACGGGCGACCTCATGCAACGAAAGATGCTCCCGGTGCTGTACCACCTCGCCGCGCAGGGCAAGCTCCCGGGAGAGACCGTCATCCTCGGAGTCGCCCGCCATCCGCTGGACGACGCGGCGTTCCGGAAGCAGGCCGCCGCCTCTCTGCTGGAGGAGAAGGCCGGTGCGGAAGCCGACGTGCGGGTGTTCTGCGAGCGCACCCTCTACTACCAACCCCTCGACAACCAATCCGGTACCGGATACCAAACACTTCGGGGCCGCATCGAACAGGTCGAGAAGGAGCACGGGCTCCCGGGGAACCGGATCTTCTACCTTGCACTCCCCCTCGAAGCGTTCGGTCCGACGCTTCAAGGGCTGGGCGAGGCGGGCTTGAGCAGGAGCCCCGGATGGACCCGGGTCGTCATCGAGAAGCCGTTCGGCCGCGACCTCGCATCGGCCGTGGCGCTCAACGCGCTCGCGCACCGCTACTTCGAGGAGAAGCAGATCTACCGGATCGATCACTACCTCGGCAAGGAGACGGTCCAGAACCTGTTGGTCTTCCGCTTCGCCAACGTGTTCTTCGAATCGCTGTGGAACCGCGACCGCATCGACCACGTAGAGATCACCGTGGCCGAGAGCCTCGGCGTGGAAGGTCGAGCCGGCTATTACGAGAGTTCCGGCGCGCTGCGGGACATGGTGCAGAACCACGTCACCCAGCTCCTCACGCTCGTCGCGATGGAGCCGCCCGCCACGAAGGATGAGGACGCGATCCGCAGCGAGAAGGTCAAGGTCCTGCACAGCGCCGTACGGATCGCGCCGGGCGACGTCGTGCGCGGGCAGTACGGGCCGGGAAACCTCAACGGTCAACCGTTGCCCGGGTACCGGCAAGAGCCGGGCGTCCCACCGGACTCGGACACGGAAACGTACATCGCGCTTCGGCTGAAGGTCGCCAACTGGCGCTGGCAGAACGTGCCGTTCTTCCTGCGGACCGGAAAGCGCCTCCGGGCCAAATCGAGCCGGGTCGTGGTAACGTTCAAGGCCCCGCCGGTCTCGTTCTTTCAGACGGAGCAGGAGTACGCGGTCAACCCGGATCGAATCACCATCCTCTTGCAGCCTCAGGAAGGGTTCGAGCTCGCCTTCGAGATCAAGATCCCCGGCCGCGAGATGCGGGTGCAGACGCACCGGATGAAGTTCCACTACGCCGACGTCTTCGGCGAGCTCCCCGACGGTTACGAGACGCTCCTCGTGGACGTGATGGGAGGAGACGCGAGCCTCTTCGTCCGGGACGACGAGATCGAGGAGTCCTGGCGTCTCTACGCGCCGATCCTGGAGCACCCTCCGGCGATCGTGTTCTATCCGGCGGGCTCCGACGGCCCGGTCGAGACGCAGAGGCTCGTCGAGGAGTGGGGGCACCGGTGGGACCCCGGTTAG
- the gnd gene encoding decarboxylating 6-phosphogluconate dehydrogenase encodes MKLGMIGLGKMGANMAVRLVRGGHTVVGYARTKSVVDGAVAQGVTGSSSLADLVRQLPTPRIVWLMIPSGAPVDQELEQLHPLLAPGDLIVDGGNSYYRDTLRRSELVKSWGFRFVDVGTSGGIWGLTEGYSMMVGGDPTDVEQIRPILETLAPGPTKGWGRMGKIGSGHFVKMVHNGIEYGMMQAYAEGFAVLQAKTDFALDLHQISEVWRYGSVIRSWLLELTESALAENPTLQGIQPWVVDSGEGRWTVTEAMDLNIPAPVITLALQQRLRSRESDPFAERLLAMMRNKFGGHEVKKDA; translated from the coding sequence ATGAAACTCGGAATGATCGGACTCGGAAAGATGGGCGCCAACATGGCCGTGCGACTCGTGCGCGGAGGCCACACCGTGGTCGGGTATGCGCGCACGAAATCGGTCGTCGATGGCGCGGTGGCGCAAGGGGTGACCGGGTCGAGTTCGCTCGCCGACCTCGTCCGACAGCTTCCCACCCCGAGGATCGTGTGGCTGATGATCCCGTCCGGGGCTCCCGTCGATCAGGAGTTGGAACAGCTCCATCCGCTGCTCGCGCCGGGCGACCTCATCGTCGATGGAGGGAACTCGTACTACCGGGACACGCTGCGCCGCTCGGAGCTGGTGAAGAGCTGGGGGTTCCGATTCGTGGACGTCGGTACGAGCGGTGGGATCTGGGGGCTCACGGAGGGCTACTCGATGATGGTCGGCGGCGACCCCACCGACGTCGAACAGATACGGCCGATCCTCGAGACGCTCGCCCCGGGCCCGACGAAGGGATGGGGTCGCATGGGAAAGATCGGCTCCGGTCATTTCGTGAAGATGGTCCACAACGGGATCGAGTACGGCATGATGCAGGCCTACGCGGAAGGATTCGCGGTCCTCCAGGCGAAAACGGACTTCGCGCTCGATCTGCACCAGATCTCGGAGGTCTGGCGCTACGGGAGCGTGATCCGTTCCTGGCTGCTCGAGCTCACCGAGTCGGCGCTCGCGGAGAACCCGACGCTCCAGGGCATCCAGCCCTGGGTCGTCGATTCGGGCGAGGGCCGCTGGACCGTGACCGAGGCGATGGACCTCAACATTCCCGCGCCGGTCATCACGCTCGCCCTCCAGCAGCGACTGCGCTCGCGCGAGTCCGATCCGTTCGCGGAACGCCTATTGGCGATGATGCGCAACAAGTTCGGCGGCCACGAAGTGAAGAAGGACGCCTGA
- a CDS encoding HAD family phosphatase: MADVSLLLWDVGGVLLSNGWDHAARQAAVERFDLDPAEFERRHGQVETDFETGRTDLEAYLSATVFYLPRTFGREEFRRFMHARSTPHPVALAFARELRTAGRFVMAALNNESRDLNEYRIRTFHLPEIFHLFLSSCYTGRRKPDPEAYRYALEITQRDLDEALFLDDRRENVESAARLGLRTLWVRDPDRIREELASAGIVAG; the protein is encoded by the coding sequence ATGGCTGATGTGTCCCTCCTCCTGTGGGACGTCGGCGGCGTGCTGCTCTCGAACGGCTGGGACCACGCGGCGCGCCAGGCGGCCGTGGAGAGGTTCGATCTTGACCCCGCCGAGTTCGAACGACGGCACGGGCAGGTGGAGACGGACTTCGAGACGGGCCGGACGGACCTCGAGGCCTACCTCTCGGCGACGGTGTTCTACCTACCGCGGACGTTCGGTCGCGAGGAGTTCCGTCGGTTCATGCACGCTCGATCGACCCCGCACCCGGTGGCGCTCGCTTTCGCCCGCGAGCTCCGTACCGCGGGAAGGTTCGTGATGGCGGCGCTGAACAACGAGTCGCGGGACCTGAACGAATATCGCATTCGGACCTTCCATCTGCCCGAGATCTTCCACCTCTTCCTCAGCTCGTGCTACACGGGCCGACGCAAGCCGGATCCCGAAGCTTACCGATATGCACTGGAGATCACTCAGCGCGACCTCGACGAGGCGCTCTTTCTGGACGACCGACGTGAGAACGTCGAGTCGGCCGCCCGGCTCGGCCTGCGCACCCTCTGGGTGCGAGACCCCGACCGGATCCGTGAGGAGCTCGCCTCCGCCGGCATCGTCGCGGGGTGA